The nucleotide window GGTCTCTGTCTTTGAAACCGACGATGAAGCTTACGAGCTTTGGAAGCCCTACATCAATAAAAAGCGGATCATCCGCCTCGGCGAAGATGAAAACTTTTGGTCGATGGGTGATACCGGTCCTTGCGGCCCTTGCACCGAGCTCCTCTACGACCGTGGAGAAAAATTTGGCTCCGCAAAGAGTCCTCTCGAAGACAAAACAGGAGAGCGCTACCCCGAATATTGGAACCTCGTCTTCATGGAATTTAACAGGGACGAACGGGGGGGAATGCTCCCCCTCCCGAAACAATGTGTTGACACCGGCGCCGGTCTTGAGCGGGTCGTCTCCTTCAAAATGGGAGCCGACAACGTTTTTCAATCAGACATCTTAGCCGCCCTTATCGAGCGGACAGAAGAGCTTTCGGGGAAAAAGTATGACCCAAGCGACACCCACCTTGCCCCTGCCTTCCATGTCATCGCCGACCATATCCGCGCCCTCTCCTTTGCGATTGCTGATGGGGCGCAGCCGAGCAATGTCGATCGAGGTTACGTCCTCCGAAAAATCCTCCGCCGCGCCGTCCGCTATGGCCGCCTTCTTGGGTTTAACCAGCCCTTTTTAGCCGACGTTTTCCCCCGCCTTGTTGAGGTGATGGGTGACGATTACCACGAGCTCAAGTCTGCCTCTACCCAAACGCAAGAAATCCTCACCATCGAAGAAGAGGGTTTCCTCCGCACCCTCCGCCGCGGTGGCAATATCTTAAATACGATTATCGAAAAGGCCTCGGCAAGTTCCCGCAAAGAAATCAGTGGTGCAGACGCTTTTAAGCTGAAAGACACCTATGGCTTTCCCCTAGAAGAAATCCTTCTCATCGCAAAAGATGGGGAGCTCACCGTCAACCTCGATACCTACGAGCTGCTAGAAAAAGAGGCCCGCGAGCGCTCTAAGCAGGCCCATACCTCCCACAAACAGGTCGCTGAAACCTCCCTCTTCGAAACCTTTCTGGAACATCACGGCACCTCCGAATTTGTCGGCTACGACGAGGAAGAGGCCGAAGGGACGATTAAAGGGCTCATCGTGGCTGGCCAGTCGGTTGAGACGATGAAGGAAGGAGAAGAGGGACTCGTCATCCTCGACGCCACCCCTTTCTATGCCGAAAAAGGGGGACAGATCGGAGATACCGGTCTCCTTTCCCATAAAGAGGCGCAGTTTACCGTCCAAAACTGTCAAACCCCCTACGGAGGGATCATTGCCCACCACGGAATGTTAAAAAAGGGAACCCTGATCGTCGGCGAGCCCGTCGTTGCCAAGGTTGACCAAGGGCGGCGCTCAGCCATCAGAAAACACCACACCGCTACTCACCTTCTCCACTGGGCCCTCCAAGAGGTTCTTGGCTCCCACATCCGGCAAGCAGGCTCCCTCGTTGAACCTCAACGCCTCCGCTTTGACTTCAACCACCACAAGGGGCTCACCACAGAAGAGCTCCGTGAGGTAGAGAAAAGGGTGAACGAAAAAATCTGGAAAAACACCCCCCTAAAAACCTACGAGCTCACCCTTGAAGAGGTTCAAAAGCATCCCGAAATCAAACAGTTTTTCGGCGAAAAGTATGGGAAAAAGGTCCGCGTTGTCGATATCGACTATTCGAAAGAGCTTTGCGGCGGCACCCACGTCGAGAATGTGGGAGAAGTGGGCTACTTCCGGATCGCTAAGGAAGGAAGCATCGCCAAAGGGGTGAGACGGATCGAGGCGGTTCTCGGCGCTGAAGCGGAAAAGCTACGCTACGCCTTAGAAGACCAAATGGGAACGATCGCCGACTCCCTCAAAGCGAACTTCCCTAAAGTGGGAGAAGCGGTCCGCTCTCTTATCGAAGAAAACGCTACCCTTAAGGAAAAGGCTGTAGCGGCCCGCAAAAAGGAGCTCTCCTCTCTAGCCCAAACCTTAATGACCAAGGTAACAAAGGTGGGGGAAATTCCCCTTCTGGCCGCAGCGGTCGAGGTCGATAAAAAAGAGCTTCCCGATCTAGGAAATGCCCTCCTTACTCAGATGGGTTCGGGAGTGGTCCTCCTCTCAGCGACTGAGGAAGAGCGGTGTCAGCTCCTTCTCAAGGTCTCCCCCGATCTCGTCGAAAAAGGGATCCATGCCAACACGTTGATTAAGGAAGTTGCCCCTTGCATTGAAGGATCGGGCGGAGGCAAAAAAGATGCCGCCCAAGCAGGCGGCAAAAAGCCTCAAGGAGTGGTTGCTGCCTTCGAAAAGCTCGAAGAGCTCCTTAACGGTTAATAGCGGACAGCTCACCGCATGGCTTTTATTCGCCTTCGGCTCCGAAGCCATGTCAGTTCGCTGGAAAGTTTTTTTCAAGAAGACCTCGTTCATTTTTTGCCAAATAGCAAGACTCTTTTTAGGATGAACAAGACCCTTATATTTTGGTAAAATGTTACCTCAACATGCTGTATTTTGAACCATGCCGATTTTTGCAAATTTTGCCGTTTGATGAAAACTCACATGCCCTTTAGGGTAGGGTGTTTGCGTCAAACGGCAAAATTTATGAAAAGAACCGAAAAGCGATCACCAGTAATTTTGCAATTGGCTCTATAGGCAAAAAAAAGTGCAGTTCAAGCTGGAGGGAAAACCTTAACCCTTGAACGGGCAAGGAAAAAAGAAACTTGAACTGCACGAATAGATAATCATACAAAACTGCTCTTTTTTTGCATAGTTTTTTCAAATCTGTTATCCTCTTCTCTATGCTGGAAAGTTTTGCAAAGTTTCCCTCTATTCAAGCCATCAGTGAAGCTGCAAATGGCCATTCCCTTCTGTTTGAAGGGCTATGGGATAGTCCCAAGGCTATTCTTGCCCTCCTCCTTTACCAAAAGACAGGTAAAAATATTTTGGTCATTACAGGAGGAGAACGGGAAACCCGCCTCTTCGATGACCTAGAATTTTTTGCAAAAGGAGCCCTCTCCTTCCCGGCATGGGAACTCCTTCCAGGCGAAGAGATTGCTCCAAGCCCCGATATCGTGGGGAAACGGCTTGAGATTTTGCACACCCTTCTCAAAGATAAAAAGCCGCAGATTGTCTTGACCCCACTCCAAGGAATTTTGCAGAAGGTCTCGGACAAGGCGCTCCTTGAGGAAAAGATGCTCGAGGTAAAAAAAGGGGATGAGATGCCCTTCGACCTCCTTCCAGAGTTTTTGGTCGATTTGGGGTATCGACGAGAGACGGTCGCTGCCGACAAGGGGCAGTTCGCCATCCGTGGGGGAATTGTTGATGTCTTTCCTCTATCGAGCTTTGATCCCTACCGGATCGACTTTTTTGGCGATGAAATCGACACGATCCGGACCTATGACCCGATCTCCCAAAAATCGACAGGGAAGGTGGAGAATATCCTCATTCCTCCAGCGGATGAATTTGCCCTTTTAAAGAAGGGAACCACCACCCTCCTTGACTATTTAGATGAGCCGGTGGTAATTTTTGATGATCTTTTAGCCATTGAAGATCGGTATGTCTCTTTAAAAGACCTTCCGGGGGCCCGCTCTACCTATTTTCTTTCTTTTGCCGACCTTTTTAAGGAGACCGAAAAACTCAAGCGGATCTTTTGTACCGAGCGTCCTTTAGAAGAGCTGAGCGAAGAGACTGCTTCCCATAAGGGGAAGGTGAAGTTTGAGATTTTCGACCAGGCGATCGAAGCGGTCCGGGTTCCCCATGCTTTTGCACGGGTCGAAGGGATCGATACAGCAGGAGAGGTCACCTTTGTGGCTGCATCGGAAGCAGAGGAAAATGCCTTTAGAAAACTCCTTCCCGATGAGGCTTCCTTTGAACGGGGGTACTTGTCAAGCGGCTTTACATTGCTCGATGGCCCCTTTACCCTTTTGCCCTATACCGAGGTGACAAAGCGACATAAAGTATCTCGCCAAAAGTGGCGGAATACCTACCACACCCCCGCCTCCGAGTTCCACGCCCTTGAAAAGGGAGACCTTGTCGTCCACTTCCATAACGGAATTGGAAAGTTTTGTGGGGTGGAAAAACAGAAAAACCACCGGGGCAATGAGGAGGAGTTTCTCCTGATCGAATATGCCAATAGTGGCCGCCTCTATGTTCCCCTCTCGCAGTCCCACCTGGTGAGCCGTTACATCGGCTCGAAGGAGGACATCCCCACTCTAAACACGCTCGGAACAAAGAAGTGGCAGCAGGCCAAGGTAAAGGCGCAAAATGCGATCATCGGCTATGCCAAAGATCTCCTCCAAATGCAGGCGGAAAGGGAGGCGCGAGGCGGTTTTACCTTCCCGAAGGGCTCGGATGATCTCTTTTTATTCGAAGAAGAGTTTCCTTTCGTGGAGACCCAAGACCAACTCGATGCGATCCAAGCGATCAAGGAAGATATGGAGTCGAACAAGGCGATGGACCGCCTCGTGTGTGGGGATGTTGGCTATGGGAAGACCGAGGTGGCGATGCGCGCCGCATTTAAGGCCGCCTACGATGGAAAAAAGCAGGTCGCCGTCCTCGTTCCGACAACAGTCCTGGCCATGCAACACTACGAAACCTTTAAGGCGCGGATGGCCGACTTCCCTGTGACGATTGGGGTCGCCTCCCGCTTTGTCAAGCCCAAAGAAGTGAAACAAACGCTTGAGGGAGTGGCACGAGGAACGGTCGATATTTTGATTGGGACCCACCGGATCATCAGCCAAGATGTGAAGTTCCGTGACCTGGGGCTCATTATTATTGATGAAGAGCAGCGGTTTGGAGTGCGCGCTAAAGAACACTTAAAAAAGGCAAAGGTCGGGGTCGATTGTTTAACCCTATCGGCAACCCCGATTCCCCGCACGTTGTATGGCTCTTTGATCGGCGCGCGCGACATGTCGGTAATCAATACCCCTCCCCAAGATCGCCTTCCGATTAAAACGATCCTTGCCGAGCGGGATGATGAGCTGATCAAAAATGCTCTTCTTCGGGAGATGGCCCGCGATGGGCAGGTCTACTTCATCCACAACCGGGTCGAAACGATCCATAAAGTGGCCGACCATATTCGAACCCTTGTTCCTAATGCGCGGGTGATCGTTGGACATGGGCAGATGACCCCTGATGAGATCGATATGATCTTCCACCAGTTTAAAGAAGGTGAGGCCGATATCCTCGTCGCAACCACCATTGTGGAAAATGGGATCGACATCCCCAATGCGAACACCATCTTGATCGACCGCGCTGATGCCTTTGGGATGGCTGCCCTTTACCAGCTCCGTGGGCGGGTCGGACGGTGGAACCGCCCTGCTTATGCCTACTTCCTCGTCCCCAAAAACCGGACCCTTCAAGAGGTCTCGACCAAGCGGCTCCAAGCCCTTGTGGAAACCTCAGGCTTCGGCGGAGGGATGAAGCTTGCGATGCGCGACCTTGAAATCCGAGGCGCTGGAGATATCCTTGGTGTCAAACAGTCGGGGAATGTGGCAGCGATTGGATTCCACTTCTACTGCAAACTCTTAAAACGAACGATCGACACCTTTAAGAAAGAACTTTCCCCCACCTTCTTTGAAACACGTCTGGAGTTTTCCTACGATGCAAACCTCCCCTCTTCTTACATCGAAGAGACCCACCTCCGGATGGAGCTTTACCACCGCTTGGGAGAAACAACCAATAACGGCGAGGTCGATGCCCTTTTTGAAGAATTGGTCGACCGATTCGGCCCTTTGCCTCCGCAGGCGAAGTGGCTTTACCACCTCAACCGGATCCGAATCTTTGCCAGCCAAGAAAGGTTCACCCTTCTCAAGTTTGAAAAGGTCCTTCTCCATGCCAAACGGCAAATGGGGAAAAAGCTGGTGGAGAAAAAGATCTTCTTACCGACTCAAAAAGATCCCGAAGAGTTTGAGTTCATTATAATTGGACTGCTGAAGAGAGACTTTGATATCCTTTAGCCTTAAGCTTCTCATTGAAAAAGCTAAGATTTTTAAGAAGCTGCTTGGCCTTGGGAATGCCTAGAGTGGCAAGCTGTTTGAACTTTCGTAATTTTACATCCAGCTCTTCTTGCTCAGCCTCGCCCTGAATCACCTCAATATGAAGGTCCAAAATATCAGATAGCCACGCATCTCGCTCTCTGACAGGATGGAGCCAAGTTCCCTTGTAAGCATCGATCGACTTCCCTTGCCTGCGTACAATATCACCGGCATGTCCCGTTGCTTGCTGGCGGAGATAGTCAAGCTCACGGTTTCCATAGTGATCTTTTGCAAAGTTTAAGTATTGGGGAAAGCCAGGAAACTTTTCGAGAAGTTTGCGTGTCTTCATCATCGTATCTGTTTCTAATCCTTCGAACATTTCGACATACGCTTCAAGAGGGAGCTTCGAATCATAGAGTTTACTAAAATCTTTACTTTTTAATGCATTGAATAGCTCAAAAACCATGTCTCCGATCCGAGCCCACTTGCGTTCATCAGCTCTATAGTCACTATAACTGTTAGCATTAATCCTGAGCTCCCGCTTTCCAAAGTGCCACAGAGCATCATCTTCAAAATTTTTCCTGTCACTAAGGATTATTTTAAAGTCCCCTCCCTTCTGAATATCTGCTAGAAGGTCGCTGCAATGCTTTTGAATTGCTGTTACAGCTCCTTGAAGCTGTCTAGGATAAGAACTAATACAGTTGTTGGACATAATTTTCGTTCCACTTCTTATTTGATGCCATCGATTTTAACAGAAATCATTAATTGACTGCAAGAATCCATTTGATATTGCACCCCATACTCGGCTGCTGGTCGGGCGTGACCGGGTTTCCCATGAGAAGACAATCGAGTGCTTCTGCTAAATCTTTTCCTGTTACTGGGTTGCGATTTCCCGGTCGAGAATCGTCAAATTGTCCTCGGTAGGCGCATTTGAGTTTCCCATCGAAGACGAAGAAATCGGGGGTACAGGTGGCTTGGTAGGCGCGGGCCACCTCCTGGGTCTCATCGAAGAGGTAAGGAAAAGGAAAGTCGAGCTTTTCAGCAAGTTTCTCCATCTCCTCCGGCCCATCTTCGGAGTAGGCGGTTACATCATTGGAGTTAATCGCCACAAAGGAGATCCCTTTCGGGATATAGTCTCTTGCAAGGGCGATGAGCATCTCTTGGAGATGTTTAACATAAGGGCAATGATTGCAAATAAACATCACGACGGTGGCAATGTCCGACCGGATCTCTTCTAAAGAGACCTTTTTTCCGCTGCGCGGATCGAGTAAATGAAAGTAAGGAGCAGAACGTCCTAATGGAACCATTTTAGAAGGAGTGAGGACCATGGTGACCTCCAGGTCAAAAGTTTATTACCCCACTTTTTTGCAGGATAATTAAAAAAATTGTCAAGGGAATGATCCATTTCATGAAAAAATGCCATCCCTGATAAAACCGCTGCCACCTTTTTCCTAAAGGGAACTCCTCAGAAGCAATTTCTCGTTTCAAACCCCACCCGATAAAAAGAGAGGTCAAAAGGCCACCAATGGGAATGATCCAAGTCGAAACAATTCCATCGATCGTCATGAGAAAATTTTCCCCATAGACCGTTTCCCATCGGGGGAAAAACTCTCCAGAAAATGATAAGGCACTCGGAATCCCAAAGAGAAATGTTCCCGCAGCCACACAAAGGGTTGCCCGTCTTCTTGGCCAGTTTGCCAGCTCCATAATGTTCGTTGCTACCACCTCAATAAAGGGGATCGCGGAGGTTAGAGCCGTAAAAACAAAGAGGGTGAAAAAGACCGTTGAGATGACGAGCGCTCCGGGGAGCTGCGCAAAGAGATAGGGAAGGGTTTTAAAGATCAGTCCCGCCCCTTGCTGCGGCGCAAACCCAAAGGTAAAGATCACTGGGAAGATGGTCATCGCAGCGAGCGTGGCCACTAAGATCACCGATCCCCCAACCACAAAGGCCATCTGCGGGATATTTTCCTCTTTCCGCATGTAGCTGCCGTAGCTGATCATGATCCCCTGCCCCAAACTGAGCGTAAAAAATGCGAGGCCAAGAGCCTCTAGCGCACTCGAAAAGCTAAACTCTGAGAAGTCGGGGTAAAAAATAAAGTGGGCGGCTTCTCCAAAACCATCGAGGGTCATGCTGTAAAAAAAGAGAACCAAGAGGATCGCAAAAAGAGCGCGGGTCATGATCTTTGACCAGTACTCGATTCCCTTGCGGACACCTGTCAGGACAATGCTCATCGTGATCAGCGTAAAGAGAAGGTGCCAAAAGAGTGTGATGCTTCCCGATCTAGAAAGCGTCTCAAAGGTCCCCGAAATCTTTTCGACCGGGATATTTTGATAAAAGCCGCTTAGCGACATTAAAATATAGCTCATTCCCCAGCCAGCAATGACACTATAAAACGACATGATTAAAAACGACGAAAGGACGCCGAACCACCCCGCCGCCTTCCACTGCGGCCTTTTAGGAGCCAAGGTTCCAAAAGCGCCAACCGCAGCCCGCTGACTCCGCCGTCCCAAAAGGAGCTCTCCAATCAAAACGGGGATTCCAATCACCAATACACAAAGGAAGTAGGTAAAGAGGAAAAGGCCACCCCCATTTTCCCCAACGGTGTAAGGGAACTTCCAGAGAACGCCCAAGCCAACAGCCGAACCAACCGCTGCTAAAACAAAGCCGAGACGCGAGCCCCAATGTTCCCTAACCTGCGTCATCTAAGCCCCCATCAATCGGTTAAAATCATACAGACCACTTTTCTGAATAATGATCACAACGATCGTTAAAGGGACGATCCACTTGATAAAGAAACGCCACGGGTAGTAAAGAGCTGGAATTTTTGTCCCAAAAACAAACTCCTCCCGTAGCACCTTTTTATCCATCACCCAGCCCACAAAAAGAGCACTTAAAAGGCCCCCGACAGGGATCACCCAAATCGAGACGAGGCTATCGATCGTCTTTAAAAAGTTCATTCCATAAATGGCTGGCCAGTCAGGAAAGACCATTCCGCTCCCCGCAAAAGCGCTTGGGATGCCAAAAGTAAAGGTCGCTGCTCCCACCATGAGCGCCGCTTTTTTCCGCGAGACATTTTTTAGCTCCATGATGTTTGTGGCCACCACCTCAATCAGAGGGATCGCAGAGGTAAGCGCCGTAAACACAAAGAGGGTAAAGAACATCGTGCTCAGGACTAAAGAGCCAGGGAGTTTTGCAAAAAGGTAGGGAAGGGTTTGAAAAATCAATCCCGGTCCTGCCTTAGGAGGAAGGTTAAACGTAAAGACCACTGGGAAAATCACAAGAGCAGCCAAAACCGCCACCACAATGACCGAAAAAGCGACAATGCCACTCATCTGGAGGATGCTTTCGGTCCGTTTCATGTAGCTTCCATAACTGATCATGATCCCCTGGCCAATGCTAAGCGTCCAAAACGCAAGACCTAGGGCTTCGATCAAGCTCGACAGCTTAAAGTTAGTCGCATTCGGGTGAAAAATAAACTCAACAGCCCGACCAAAACCATCCAAAGTCATCGTATAGCAAAAGAGGAGGACCAAAAGGACGAGCAAAATTTTCGTCATGATCTTTGCCCACTTCTCGATTCCTTTGCGCACCCCAGAAAGAACGATGGCTGTCGTGATCAAGGTAAACAAAAAGTGCCAGAAAAGAGAGATATCGCCCGAAGAAACAAGGGCCCCATAAGCAGCAGCCACCTCCTCTCCACTTAAGCTTTGATAAAAACCATTGAGCGACATCAAGATGTAGCTCATCCCCCAGCCAGCAATCACGCTATAAAAGGACATGATCAAAAACGAGGCCAATACACCGAACCACCCCGTCACCTTCCAAACGCCCCCCTTCCGGTCGTGGTGCTCGTAGGCGCCCACAGCCGCCCGCTGGCTACTCCGGCCCAAAATCAGTTCTGCGATGAAGATCGGAACCCCCACAACGACCAGGCAAATGAGGTAAGAAAGGAGGAAAAGGCCGCCCCCATTTTCCCCAACCGTGTAGGGAAATTTCCATAGGATACCGAGACCGATGGCAGAGCCGATGGCTGCCATCAGAAATCCAATCCGTCCTGTCCAGTGTTCTCTAAGTTGATTCATTGACTACTTGTACGCGTTCATGGGGTTTAATCCATGAGCACGTACGATTGTTTTTCGAGTAAGGGTACCCCAAAAAACAAAAGGTGTCAAACCTTACGCGAAAGAGACCAGAAAATTTTTCTTTACAAGATGTTTAAATATTTAGTACATTTTTATTAGAAACTTAATCGGCATAGGAGTAAAAATTATGGTTGGCGCAAAAGAGATAACCTCTACCCTCAAAACATCTACCAGTTTCGTTGCAACGATCACCGATCCAGAAAAGCTAAAAAAAGGTTTAGCCCACTTTCTA belongs to Candidatus Neptunochlamydia vexilliferae and includes:
- the alaS gene encoding alanine--tRNA ligase, which codes for MLSQEIRKKFLNYFKEKGHALVPSSPTVPHDDPTLLFINAGMNQFKDAFLGKAERDYNKATSSQKCIRVGGKHNDLDNVGHTSRHMTFFEMLGNFSFGDYFKKEAIEFAWHVSTEIFEYDPDRIWVSVFETDDEAYELWKPYINKKRIIRLGEDENFWSMGDTGPCGPCTELLYDRGEKFGSAKSPLEDKTGERYPEYWNLVFMEFNRDERGGMLPLPKQCVDTGAGLERVVSFKMGADNVFQSDILAALIERTEELSGKKYDPSDTHLAPAFHVIADHIRALSFAIADGAQPSNVDRGYVLRKILRRAVRYGRLLGFNQPFLADVFPRLVEVMGDDYHELKSASTQTQEILTIEEEGFLRTLRRGGNILNTIIEKASASSRKEISGADAFKLKDTYGFPLEEILLIAKDGELTVNLDTYELLEKEARERSKQAHTSHKQVAETSLFETFLEHHGTSEFVGYDEEEAEGTIKGLIVAGQSVETMKEGEEGLVILDATPFYAEKGGQIGDTGLLSHKEAQFTVQNCQTPYGGIIAHHGMLKKGTLIVGEPVVAKVDQGRRSAIRKHHTATHLLHWALQEVLGSHIRQAGSLVEPQRLRFDFNHHKGLTTEELREVEKRVNEKIWKNTPLKTYELTLEEVQKHPEIKQFFGEKYGKKVRVVDIDYSKELCGGTHVENVGEVGYFRIAKEGSIAKGVRRIEAVLGAEAEKLRYALEDQMGTIADSLKANFPKVGEAVRSLIEENATLKEKAVAARKKELSSLAQTLMTKVTKVGEIPLLAAAVEVDKKELPDLGNALLTQMGSGVVLLSATEEERCQLLLKVSPDLVEKGIHANTLIKEVAPCIEGSGGGKKDAAQAGGKKPQGVVAAFEKLEELLNG
- the mfd gene encoding transcription-repair coupling factor, with translation MLESFAKFPSIQAISEAANGHSLLFEGLWDSPKAILALLLYQKTGKNILVITGGERETRLFDDLEFFAKGALSFPAWELLPGEEIAPSPDIVGKRLEILHTLLKDKKPQIVLTPLQGILQKVSDKALLEEKMLEVKKGDEMPFDLLPEFLVDLGYRRETVAADKGQFAIRGGIVDVFPLSSFDPYRIDFFGDEIDTIRTYDPISQKSTGKVENILIPPADEFALLKKGTTTLLDYLDEPVVIFDDLLAIEDRYVSLKDLPGARSTYFLSFADLFKETEKLKRIFCTERPLEELSEETASHKGKVKFEIFDQAIEAVRVPHAFARVEGIDTAGEVTFVAASEAEENAFRKLLPDEASFERGYLSSGFTLLDGPFTLLPYTEVTKRHKVSRQKWRNTYHTPASEFHALEKGDLVVHFHNGIGKFCGVEKQKNHRGNEEEFLLIEYANSGRLYVPLSQSHLVSRYIGSKEDIPTLNTLGTKKWQQAKVKAQNAIIGYAKDLLQMQAEREARGGFTFPKGSDDLFLFEEEFPFVETQDQLDAIQAIKEDMESNKAMDRLVCGDVGYGKTEVAMRAAFKAAYDGKKQVAVLVPTTVLAMQHYETFKARMADFPVTIGVASRFVKPKEVKQTLEGVARGTVDILIGTHRIISQDVKFRDLGLIIIDEEQRFGVRAKEHLKKAKVGVDCLTLSATPIPRTLYGSLIGARDMSVINTPPQDRLPIKTILAERDDELIKNALLREMARDGQVYFIHNRVETIHKVADHIRTLVPNARVIVGHGQMTPDEIDMIFHQFKEGEADILVATTIVENGIDIPNANTILIDRADAFGMAALYQLRGRVGRWNRPAYAYFLVPKNRTLQEVSTKRLQALVETSGFGGGMKLAMRDLEIRGAGDILGVKQSGNVAAIGFHFYCKLLKRTIDTFKKELSPTFFETRLEFSYDANLPSSYIEETHLRMELYHRLGETTNNGEVDALFEELVDRFGPLPPQAKWLYHLNRIRIFASQERFTLLKFEKVLLHAKRQMGKKLVEKKIFLPTQKDPEEFEFIIIGLLKRDFDIL
- a CDS encoding thioredoxin family protein; this encodes MVLTPSKMVPLGRSAPYFHLLDPRSGKKVSLEEIRSDIATVVMFICNHCPYVKHLQEMLIALARDYIPKGISFVAINSNDVTAYSEDGPEEMEKLAEKLDFPFPYLFDETQEVARAYQATCTPDFFVFDGKLKCAYRGQFDDSRPGNRNPVTGKDLAEALDCLLMGNPVTPDQQPSMGCNIKWILAVN
- a CDS encoding sodium-dependent transporter, yielding MTQVREHWGSRLGFVLAAVGSAVGLGVLWKFPYTVGENGGGLFLFTYFLCVLVIGIPVLIGELLLGRRSQRAAVGAFGTLAPKRPQWKAAGWFGVLSSFLIMSFYSVIAGWGMSYILMSLSGFYQNIPVEKISGTFETLSRSGSITLFWHLLFTLITMSIVLTGVRKGIEYWSKIMTRALFAILLVLFFYSMTLDGFGEAAHFIFYPDFSEFSFSSALEALGLAFFTLSLGQGIMISYGSYMRKEENIPQMAFVVGGSVILVATLAAMTIFPVIFTFGFAPQQGAGLIFKTLPYLFAQLPGALVISTVFFTLFVFTALTSAIPFIEVVATNIMELANWPRRRATLCVAAGTFLFGIPSALSFSGEFFPRWETVYGENFLMTIDGIVSTWIIPIGGLLTSLFIGWGLKREIASEEFPLGKRWQRFYQGWHFFMKWIIPLTIFLIILQKSGVINF
- a CDS encoding sodium-dependent transporter, translated to MNQLREHWTGRIGFLMAAIGSAIGLGILWKFPYTVGENGGGLFLLSYLICLVVVGVPIFIAELILGRSSQRAAVGAYEHHDRKGGVWKVTGWFGVLASFLIMSFYSVIAGWGMSYILMSLNGFYQSLSGEEVAAAYGALVSSGDISLFWHFLFTLITTAIVLSGVRKGIEKWAKIMTKILLVLLVLLFCYTMTLDGFGRAVEFIFHPNATNFKLSSLIEALGLAFWTLSIGQGIMISYGSYMKRTESILQMSGIVAFSVIVVAVLAALVIFPVVFTFNLPPKAGPGLIFQTLPYLFAKLPGSLVLSTMFFTLFVFTALTSAIPLIEVVATNIMELKNVSRKKAALMVGAATFTFGIPSAFAGSGMVFPDWPAIYGMNFLKTIDSLVSIWVIPVGGLLSALFVGWVMDKKVLREEFVFGTKIPALYYPWRFFIKWIVPLTIVVIIIQKSGLYDFNRLMGA